From Paralcaligenes sp. KSB-10:
AGGAAATCACCATGCGTTTAACGACTAAAGGGCGTTTTGCGGTGACAGCCATGATTGATTTGGCGTTACGGCAACAAAGCGGCCCGGTTACTTTGGCTGCCATCAGCCAGCGTCAGAACATTTCGCTGTCGTACCTCGAGCAGCTGTTCGGCAAATTGCGCCGACACGAGCTGGTCGAAAGCGTGCGTGGTCCCGGCGGGGGGTATTCGCTGGCGCGGCTGGCCCGGAATATTACGGTGGCCGACGTTATTTTCGCTGTCGACGAGCCATTGGATGCGACCAGTTGTGGTGGCAAAGAAGACTGCACGGTGGGCCGAATCGGCAATACCGGCAAATGCATGACACACGAACTTTGGTCTACGCTTAATCGTAAAATGGTTGATTACCTGGATTCCGTTTCCCTGCAAGATCTGGTCGA
This genomic window contains:
- the iscR gene encoding Fe-S cluster assembly transcriptional regulator IscR, giving the protein MRLTTKGRFAVTAMIDLALRQQSGPVTLAAISQRQNISLSYLEQLFGKLRRHELVESVRGPGGGYSLARLARNITVADVIFAVDEPLDATSCGGKEDCTVGRIGNTGKCMTHELWSTLNRKMVDYLDSVSLQDLVDQQRMRLLHEASQAQSEVRLNRSPDVKIASSVAA